Genomic window (Cucumis sativus cultivar 9930 chromosome 2, Cucumber_9930_V3, whole genome shotgun sequence):
taattcacttaaaacaaatcaaatttaataattaaactgatatataatatagtttgaaattttaatcacattatacaatttaatttgatttttcatctatatttaattcttaatgAACTTCTCTTTTGCTTTTACCTACTagctcctttttctttttgttgttttttatgtgaactcaaaaaatgatttgaaattaattgttaaatatgaaatgaatgtattagaaaatttggtctagatgaaaaaaaataaagaaaattaaaattgtaataactCTACAATTCTAAactcaatctttttttttttcttttaatagaataaataaatacaaataatccaaaaaatacaaatttcttaacactatttatgaaatatcTCTAAAAAATTCCTCACACCCTCACTGCCTTATCCCTATTTTctccaaacaaataaataactaaaatttggaaatgaaTTGAAGAGTACAtaagagaacaaaaaatggattgtgaagaaatcaaattaagaaatcatgcaatcttttcaaaacatgcaatattttcaaaaacatgtggactaaaaataataatataataaaaattgggTTGGTTCATCTTTACCAAATTGATATCTTATTCTTTGGTTATGGGTATAAATTAGTGTTGtcttctacaccaaaattcaccaaatccattttcttcttctttctctccatTTGCTTTGTTCTTTGAATTGAGTTTTCATGGCTATTAGAATTCCTCCAACTCTTGGTCTTACTCGTCCCGGTCCAAGCAATGCCCCTAAGGTTTGTAGGACACGTACCCAATTTAACGTGTTTATTGATCTTTTATTTGCTTTTCTATCCACGTGTGTCATTTTACAAATTCTATAGAtagtttcagtttttttttccatttgaacCATTGAACATAAGTACATTGTTGGTTTTGATATCTCTCACATTTTGACAAATGTTGAGTTTTTTTACAGTGAAGATCTTTACTTAATACATATGTATAAGTAAGACTGACAAACTAATAAAGTTGTGACCGTTGATAAATTGttcttttaatgaaaagttaaaattgaaactcCATATGGTCTTgaaatcattcaaataaaCCTAATGCAATCCATATCTATACTATATTGAATTTAAGTGACTAAGAGATAAGTTGTTCCTTGGTCTATTTGCCCTTTTTGCatgtagagagagagaaaaaaaagagagactATTTTGCATTTTATAAGTTGAACGTCATTATTGTTATCAATCATATTGTACTCTTGACATTCATTcccttctctttttcattcttttagtagccatttaaaataaaagtttactTGAACCACAAGTTAgatgatttttcttaaatcactTTTGATAAAATACTTCGAAGTAAGAAGAACTTTTACTTGaataatgttttgaaaaagaactTCCAAATCAGCTAAAAATTCTTTGCATACACTAAACAAGTGTGAAGTGTTATcttaaataagaaatggaatgcattttttttctttttttgccaTGAAGAAGTACTCATATTGTATGTTACCTGTTTCATAAAATGTCTCAAAGATAACTTTTGCTGCAAAAGACACTGATGTCTTGGAATGGAATGGAGACTTGCTTGCTGTGGGTGTCACAGAGAAAGATGTGGTGAAGGATGACAACAACAACTTCACGAATTCACTTTTGAAAAAGTTGGACGCAGTCTTGGGTGGATTGTTGGCTGAAGCTTCTTCAGAGGAAGATTTCTCTGGAAAGTCAGGCCAAGCTATTGTTCTTAGAGTTTCTGGTTTGAGCTTTAAGAGGGTTGGTTTATTTGGGCTTGGCCAGTCAGCTTATAGTGCAGCAGCCTTTGTTGGTCTAGGTGAGGCCATTGCAGCAGCAGCACAGGCATCTCGAGCAGTTTCACTTGCTGTTGCTCTTGCCTTTTCAGCGGACCTTTCGGATGAATCGAAGCCTGACATTGCCTCGTCCATTGCAATTGGTACGTGTTCTATAAACGTTAAACTATTGAACTTTCTTACAATTACCATAGTAATTATAGACACACCTTATGATCAATTGTTCCGTTGAGTAGAGTTGATAAGTTTGGAGTTAATAAGttggaatttggaattttgtgTCTGAAGTATAGAGGTAGATGAAGCTTTTCAATAAAGGTAAAAAGTAGAGATATGGAAAGATGAAGTTACTTAAATTATATGCAAACTTCAATAATGTTTAAGATTGAAGTTGATATGTTTAACACTAACTACGGCTCTTCAAGTGTAAACAATTTGTTTGTCTTGTTTCACACTGACTTTTTTCTGTATTATAGGAATTGTCAATGGGATATTTGACGACAATAGATATAGATCAAACTCCAAAGCAACTGTACTTCAATCTGTGGATGTTCTTGGTCTTGGATCTGGAGCTTCTACGATAAAAAAGCTGAAATATGCACAATATGTCAGTTCCGGGATAGTGTTTGTAAGAGAACTTGTAAATTCACCGGCAAATATACTTACACCAGGTTTGCtcctttctatattttattttgtttatctGTCATTTACTTTCTTGGTAGTGGTCAATGGTATCAACACTTTCAATTAAGTTTtgcatttttgcatttttacCATTGAACTACTATTGAGTTTCAACTTGAATATAGCATTCTTAGCTTGTCACCATACATAGCACtgattttaagaaattacATCTATATGATTAGGGCAATTGGCAGCAGAGGTTTTAAACATTACCCGAAACTACAGTGACGTTCTTTCTGCAAGAATTTTCAATGAAGATGAAATCATAGAAATGAAGATGGGATCTTATCTTGGTGTGACTGCTGCAGCCACTGCAAATCCTCCCAAGTTTATCCACTTATGTTACAAACCCCCCAGTGGATGTGTATCGGCCAAATTGGGTTTAGTTGGTAAAGGAATTACCTTTGACAGGTGATTATATACACATCTACCATAACGATATTTGGTCATTTTCATGTTGATATTATGTGAGATGTGgtttattcaattttcaacaCAAATGGCTGAGTAACtatcttctttctcctttccAATAGTGGTGGCTACAACCTTAAAACAGGAGCCAACAGCAACATTGAAACAATGAAAAACGACATGGGAGGGGCAGGAGCAATTTTTGGTGCAGCCAAAGCCATTGCTGAAATTAAACCTCTTGGTGTCGAGGTAAAACATTAGATCTATCATCACTTCTTTCCATGTGATTAACTTCTTAATTAATTGGCTAATTAGTTTGTTGTTCCCAAACAGATTCATTTTGTTGTTGCTGCCTGTGAGAACATGATAAGTGCAACTGGCATGAGACCTAGTGATATTGTCACAGCTGCAAATGGAAAGACAATTGAGGTACACTCTATATTCTTTGGTTCATATACCCTAAAAAAGGATCAGTGGGCTAACATCTCATTCTGATTTTATCGTATTAATGTAAAACTTTTTGAATCATAGTAAAGTAAATacttaaattaatatcttCCATTGTGGCTAATTTTCAGGTTAATAACACTGATGCTGAAGGCAGACTTTGTCTTGCTGATGCTTTGATATACACTTGCAAGCTGGGTGTTGATAAGGTGATCTATATTAAGTtagtatttgaaatttttgttgagCCATTGCAAATAGTTTTGGAAATTGGATCTAATGTAATCTTAAATTGCTTTGCAGATCATTGACTTGGCTACTCTAACTGGTGCTTGCATAATTGCTCTTGGGCCTTCAGTTGCAGGTACGATGATCTTCATAGCTTCTTATGCTTCATGGTCAATTTGGGAAATCTAATAACAGAAAATTAGGTTTCATGTGTGTTGTTAAGAGCAATGGTGTTAGATAAATTTGTGTTTCATCtgaaaatcaattgaaaagagaagagtaactcatatatcttataaaaatgGTACGGTCTCTTCCTCCTTTTGACGTGGTTCACtttgagaaaagaagaggTATTTCTTCTCCCTCTATTGAAATAGTTGGTGAGCAAGTTACAGCTTAAAGTTAGAACACAAGAATGAACAAACAATTGGAGACCACAAAAAAGTCTCTTATGGATCAACAATAGAAAAATGTGATTGTTacaaacttcatttttgtttccagGTGCCTTTACACCAAATGAAGAGCTAGCAAGCGAGGTACTTTCTGCTGCAGAGAGGAGTGGTGAGAAACTATGGAGGTTGCCAATGGAGGAAAGTTATTGGGACTCAATGAAGTCAGGTGTTGCTGATATGCTCAACACTGGTCCTAGTCAAGGAGGTGCAATAACAGCTGCTCTATTTCTGAAACAGGTAAATGCTTAAACTATCTGAAAGAGAGAAGTCCTATCTTCCATCTCTTCTgttctttcattcttcatttatgtttttaccaacaaaaacaaactctTAAACAGATTATCCTTCTGATATATTTATGGGTTGAAATTCTAAAACTCGGATATATGTATTTGTAGTTTGTTGATGAGAATGTCCAATGGATGCACCTTGACATTGCTGGGCCTGTTTGGAATACTAAGAAGAGTATTGCAACTGGATTTGGTGTTTCCACATTAGTGGAGTGGGTTCTGAAGAATGCTTCTTAAGATCATGTCCAATGGTGGCAGCAGAGaccttaaaaataaatttccaacTACTCTCAAGTGGATGCTAAGAGTCTTCCTTCAAGGGTTGGTTGTCTGCATTGAGAGATCAATATGAATAAAAGTTGTATGAAGTAAAAGTAATTTCAATAAAGACTCTTGATAAGGACTCTTGGCTGTTCTTGGAGATTTCAACTTTATTCTATCATTTGTCTCATTGGTAATTACACCTCCATTCATCTGCTGCCTCGTTTGCTTTTAGAATATGTTTTTGTGATACAACTACTTCAACTAAGAACTAATGGAAGAATACATTAAGgtaatttcaaattagaaaattaatattggttaaattatattttttaaaaaagaaaaaaatttgtttttgatggATGAGTTTTGGGTCTAGTTTCTGTTTATTCcctattttaaaatgttacgcatttagtttttaagttttgagtttgatttcaatttagttcttaggtttcaaaatgttataattttattatcaacatatgaattttgtttcaacTTGGTCCgctaaatttcaatatttacatttttagtctcaatttttcattaaatactTATTTTCCGTCCTTAGAGttaattagattaataaactaattataattaattaaacttcacttttttcatctcttttgaaattatatttagaattttacttcacatttatcttaaattaattaataaacattgaCCTTGATATTTGTAAGTGAGTATTggatgaaaaattgaagataaaaatgtaagatatatatcaaattctagagaccaaattgaaacaaaactaagTTGTCAATGGTAAAATTGTATCATGTTAATACTTAGAGACTAAATCGACACCAAAATCGAAacttaaaaaactcaaaagtataacattttaaaacgaGACTTGATAGAAACTAACCTGATAtgtaataacaaaaaatgtatttttcccaaaacaaaaagtataCCCTTGAACTATGGACAGTtagtttgaattgattttgaaacaaGGTTTGAAAGTGTATGTTTCTTAATACTATTATATCATTCCAATTAAAGAAGGATGGTTCAGCCACTCACTATCAAACAATCTCAAGAacaattcaaaactttttttataaatttcaagaGTTGGAAGtgtatattttgaaactttataaATCTCTAATTTTGACCTTATAAATCTCTAATTTTCACGTTGATTGCAACGTCACATCAACATCTTGAGCTAAGCatgaaagaatattttttaaaaagattgatTATTGATTAAAGTTAATAGCACTCATAAAGTCAAGTTAAGAACATTTTTAAGctaaaagaacaaattacagaaattacacatttttttcttactatGTGCTTTAAAACATGTACTTataatcattaataaaataagtaaaataaaataacagaatatcaaatattacagaagaaaaaaaatcattcaaattttaaaagataagtTTTGCAACTCCTCAATTTCCTACTATTATAAATTGtggtttattttctaataaatgtTTGTAGGGTTAAGCGTAAAGAAAGATCATGAATagtaattttggttgaatgAATATGATGATGTCTTTTAAATATACGTGAGTATTTCGAGTAATGATTTGTAAGGATTGTCTCTATTTAGAGTTCCAAATGATCCAGCTTTTAAGAGTAAATGATAAGTGACATTCTGTTTGCATCGTTACCTTGTGAATttactaatttgtttttgaaaaccaTAAGCGAGTTTGCAATTGAAAAATGTTACTCGATATTCGATGCTCTATGTTCTAATCCTCGATCCTCGTTACTAGATACTTGTTATTCAATGCttgatatttatattatatatgtttgttacTAGATGCTCAATACTTAAAgaaacacaagaaaaaaaaaagaggaaaaagaaacaaagagtagaaaaacagaaagaagaaaaaagaattacacaataaacaaatgatgagacttaagaaaatttttaaaaataacaaattttacagaACAACacttatttgaatttgaatgaaaaaaaaaagaaagattttaaaaatagttataaaattttggtttagtgcgtaaatattttaatttattttgttatttagaaaaatgggaaggaaatgatttaaaaaatgaaatgaaatgaaggaATGTATactaaatattgaaatggAGTAAGAGGGAAAGTGAGGCTAAGCCCATGTCATTGGTTCAGACGTCAATGGCGATGGTGGCAACAACTACGAACCCAACCCATCAttgaaaactataattttatcTCTTTCATCTTTAGCAATTCGATGCTCTATCTTTGTTGACGGTTCACTATAAATAAGTGGGTCCTCACACACCTAAAAATGGCCGCCATTGTTGGATCCTTGGGCACCACCttcgtttcttcttcttcctcctatTCCTTtcgttcttcttcttttctttttacgaaACTAACTCACTTTTATCGCTCTTCTTCCTCTGCTTCTCGTCGggtttcttttgcttttgatcCCTTCTCTTCTCGTAGAGGGAAGTTCATGGCTCACTCACTGGCCCAGGCCAATCTCGGCCTCACAAATCCTTCTCCTAACGAAACCCCTCAGGTGATTAGGACACTGAAATTTTACTGCCCACTTACTGATTTTTCTCGATTGTCTTGTTTTTCGACTTGTGCTGGGTTTTGCTTACTTGGATTGAAGTTTAGGAATTGCATTGTTGGTTTTTGTTTCTGGGTTTTTTAGATTGAATCGATTGGGATTGtgttgattcttttttaaatttggggtACGAGGATCTAGTCTACGTGATGGTTTTGTATCAGtctgtttgtttgtttgatcggtatgaattattgaaaatggtATCGATTTTCTCACAATTTGAACGTCTCGAGTGTTGTATTTCATGAATTCTGTTTCTTTAGAATCTTTCCGGCGTTTGTGTTTGTCGTGAAGTACTAATTGTTTGCTGCCTGTTTGTGAAAATGTCTCAAAAGATATCTTTTGGGGCAAAGGACATTGATGTCTTGGAATGGAAAGGAGATTTGCTTGCAGTGGGAGTGACAGAGAAAGATGTGGCTAAGGATGAAAATTCCAAGTTTAAGAATCCAATTTTGAACAAGCTAGATTCACGCTTGGGTGGATTGTTGGCTGAAGCTTCTGCTGAGGAAGATTTCACTGGAAAGGCAGGCCAATCGACAGTTCTTAGATTTCCTGGTCTTGGCACTAAAAGGGTGAGTTTGATTGGCCTTGGACAGTCAGCTTCGAATGTTGCAGCCTTTCGAAGTCTAGGTGAGGCTGTTGCATCAGCAGCAAAGGCATCTCAAGCAAGTGAAGTTGCTATATCTCTTGCCTCTCCCGAGGAACTCTCTTCTGAATCCAAGCCTAACTTTGCCTCAGCCATTGCATCTGGTACTTGTTTGAGTCTGATCATAGCATATTGATAAGTGAGcagtttttttgttatatttgacaCTGAATTCTCTCTGTTGCATGGATGGATTACAGGGACTATACTTGGGATATTTGAAGACACTAGATACAAATCAGAATCCAAAAAGTCTGCTCTAAAGTCTGTGGAAATTATTGGTCTTGGATCTGGAGCTGAAGTAGAGAAAAAGCTGAAATTTGCCCAAGATGTAAGTTCTGGGATAATTCTAGGAAGAGAACTTGTCAATTCACCTGCAAATGTACTCACCCCAGGTTCGCtcctaaattttatgttttaacttttaaagtcTGCTTATTATTATCTTGCTAACGAATTATAGCGTCCAGCATTTTTTCAGTTTTCCATTGGCAAGGAATTTTGgttgttattctttttataaagaaaatatttgagttcCAAATTGATGTAGTATGTCGTAGTacttattttatgattgatgCCATACACAGTATTGACTTTGTTAAGTTACATTCACATAACAGGGGCACTGGCAGCGGAGGCTTCAAAGATTGCATCAACTTACAGCGATGTTCTTTCTGCAACCATTTTAAATGAAGAGCAATGCAAAGAATTGAATATGGGATCCTATCTTGGCGTTGCTGCAGCCTCCACAAATCCTCCCCATTTTATCCACTTGCATTACAAGCCTCCCAGTGGACCTGTATCAGTCAAATTGGGTTTGGTTGGGAAAGGATTAACCTTTGACAGGTGATTATACAAGCCAAAATACCAACTTTCTTTAGGACGTATTTATTACTCAGATTGAATCAACTTGAGTCAAGTAAGGTTGTATTTGTGACCTTAGTTTACATGGTTGGGTAACACTCCATTTTCTCTGTCCCTTAGTGGTGGCTATAACATTAAAACTGGACCTGGATGTTCAATTGAAATCATGAAAACTGATATGGGAGGTTCAGCAGCAGTTCTTGGTGCAGCTAAAGCCATTGGCCAAATCAAGCCTCTTGGAGTGGAGGTAAAACTTTTGAGCTGTTCACCCCTTCTTATGTCATGAGAATTTTAAACTTGTAGTTTTGTGAGCTTGTATCCTTGTTTTCTTGTGCTCAAACAGATTCACTTTGTTATTGCTGCCTGTGAGAATATGATAAGTGGAACTGGCATGAGACCTGGGGATATTATCACTGCTTCAAATGGAAAGACGATTGAGGTATATCTACTTTGGGGATATTTTTCTGGATACCTGCTTTATGttgtcaaatttattatcCCCCCTCATTACAAATTATAGTATGCATCATCATTTTATTAACCTTCATTTTGGCCAATCTTCAGGTTAATAACACAGATGCTGAAGGCAGACTTACTCTCGCTGATGCTTTGGTTTATACTTGTAAACAGGGTGTTGACAAGGTATacattcataaattaatatttgataactTATTTGTCTATCTTGTTAAAAAGCCGTACatatcttttaagaaaatatttgtgaagGTTCTAGCCAGTTTATGTGCACCTTAACTGCTCGCTTAACCttacaacatttgaaaaaaaaaacttataatattGAAGAATATTCTAAGAATATTGAATTGTTAAGCAGGCGTCCATTGTGGATTAAATTCATTCTCTCTAATTATATCTCTAATTATAACATGTGATATCTAGCTTTAGCAGGTTAGATTACGTACATGATCAGTTATAAGTTATCTGATGTTTTTTATAAGATAAAattgtattctttttcttggCATTACACTATAACGAGATATGTCATACAGAACTAATAGTtctgaaaattgttttcttatgcAACATTAAATTCCTTGCAGGTAATTGACTTGGCTACTCTAACTGGTGCTTGTATAGTTGCTCTCGGGCCTTCCATTGCAGGTACTGTAACCTAGAGCATTATCTACTTCATAGTCAATATGAAAACAATATTATGACATCAGgttcttttgagtttttaaaacctCTGGATCATCAAAGAAGACAAAGtagaaaatacatatttaattaagagtTCTAATTACTCGTACTGTCAAACATagggagagaaagaaaaatgttgaatggTTGGACTTCCATTATCAAACCTCTTTCGGTTTTCCTCCCTCTATCAAACACTTGGGTTTATAATCGGAGACTATAAAAGTAAACTTAAAATACTAGTTTCAAACAAACGCTAGGTATGCTCCCCATGGGTTGAAACAAGAACTTATTTCTGTTATATAAGGATCATCAGGCTTGTATCATATCTATATgagtattttttataagatttttttttataagacaTATCTATATGAGTATCACTCTGAAAAAACTATTAACACTGGTTTGATTTGAGATGCAATATCACCACCATAGATAAAATTTactcattttttcaaatggcGATTTAATCAATGATGTATAATAGCCATGTggtttgtttgaattgaagTGTATATCGATCATATCAAATTCCCTTTTGTTTCCAGGTATCTTTACACCCAGCGATGACCTCGCAAAAGAAGTATTGGCTGCTTCAGAAATCAGTGGTGAGAAATTTTGGAGGATGCCAATGGAGGATAGTTATTGGGAGTCAATGAAATCAAGTGTGGCTGATATGGTCAACACTGGTGGTCGTCCAGGTGGTGCTATTACAGCTGCTCTGTTTTTGAAACAGGTGGATATCATATTCTTATCGAACCTCCATAAATGGACTAGTTTGATCGTCTCTGCCTTCATCGCCACTGTTTTTACTGACCAAATAATGTCTTAAACTACCTTAGAAATCTACCATGCCTCTGAAAATGAGATTATCCTTTTATTAGTTCTATCTATGCTTCAGAAAACTCATATTTGGAATTAT
Coding sequences:
- the LOC101215538 gene encoding leucine aminopeptidase 2, chloroplastic, which encodes MAIRIPPTLGLTRPGPSNAPKITFAAKDTDVLEWNGDLLAVGVTEKDVVKDDNNNFTNSLLKKLDAVLGGLLAEASSEEDFSGKSGQAIVLRVSGLSFKRVGLFGLGQSAYSAAAFVGLGEAIAAAAQASRAVSLAVALAFSADLSDESKPDIASSIAIGIVNGIFDDNRYRSNSKATVLQSVDVLGLGSGASTIKKLKYAQYVSSGIVFVRELVNSPANILTPGQLAAEVLNITRNYSDVLSARIFNEDEIIEMKMGSYLGVTAAATANPPKFIHLCYKPPSGCVSAKLGLVGKGITFDSGGYNLKTGANSNIETMKNDMGGAGAIFGAAKAIAEIKPLGVEIHFVVAACENMISATGMRPSDIVTAANGKTIEVNNTDAEGRLCLADALIYTCKLGVDKIIDLATLTGACIIALGPSVAGAFTPNEELASEVLSAAERSGEKLWRLPMEESYWDSMKSGVADMLNTGPSQGGAITAALFLKQFVDENVQWMHLDIAGPVWNTKKSIATGFGVSTLVEWVLKNAS
- the LOC101219418 gene encoding leucine aminopeptidase 1, which gives rise to MAAIVGSLGTTFVSSSSSYSFRSSSFLFTKLTHFYRSSSSASRRVSFAFDPFSSRRGKFMAHSLAQANLGLTNPSPNETPQISFGAKDIDVLEWKGDLLAVGVTEKDVAKDENSKFKNPILNKLDSRLGGLLAEASAEEDFTGKAGQSTVLRFPGLGTKRVSLIGLGQSASNVAAFRSLGEAVASAAKASQASEVAISLASPEELSSESKPNFASAIASGTILGIFEDTRYKSESKKSALKSVEIIGLGSGAEVEKKLKFAQDVSSGIILGRELVNSPANVLTPGALAAEASKIASTYSDVLSATILNEEQCKELNMGSYLGVAAASTNPPHFIHLHYKPPSGPVSVKLGLVGKGLTFDSGGYNIKTGPGCSIEIMKTDMGGSAAVLGAAKAIGQIKPLGVEIHFVIAACENMISGTGMRPGDIITASNGKTIEVNNTDAEGRLTLADALVYTCKQGVDKVIDLATLTGACIVALGPSIAGIFTPSDDLAKEVLAASEISGEKFWRMPMEDSYWESMKSSVADMVNTGGRPGGAITAALFLKQFVDEKVQWMHIDVAGPVFSDKKRTATGFGVATLVEWVQKNAS